In a single window of the Zea mays cultivar B73 chromosome 5, Zm-B73-REFERENCE-NAM-5.0, whole genome shotgun sequence genome:
- the LOC100191226 gene encoding putative protein kinase superfamily protein isoform 1 (isoform 1 is encoded by transcript variant 1) translates to MNSRIPFLQKMHRWIIPSCGDTRQPRPSSRHRDAFPRPASASASASAAPSPQKLRKVGSEGTLVLSVPKDVEEIRTMSAYGRLKLFTYHELRKATGNFNPGQIVGEGGFGVVYRGVIDGSVRKGYPSTAVAVKVLNPQGLQGDREWLTEVSYLGQYSHPNLVELIGYCCEDDHRLLVYEFMAKGSLEHHLFRRSCRLSWTTRVAIALDVARGLAFLHGPDRPIIYRDFKSSNILLDAKFNAKLSDFGLAKEGPMGGETHVSTRVMGTYGYAAPEYIATGHLTVMSDVYGFGVVLLEMLVGRRALEPSRAGGRDGSLVDWARPILIRPKKLERILDRRMGEVCSEMGLQRVARLAYDCLSQNPKVRPSMARVVTTLEAVLAAGAGAADAAPR, encoded by the exons ATGAACAGCCGCATACCGTTCCTCCAGAAAATGCACCGCTGGATCATCCCTAGCTGCGGCGACACCCGCCAGCCGCGCCCTTCCTCCCGCCATCGAG ATGCGTTCCCGAGgccggcgtcggcgtcggcgtcggcgtcggcggcCCCGTCCCCTCAGAAGCTGAGGAAGGTGGGGTCGGAGGGGACGCTGGTGCTGTCCGTGCCCAAGGACGTAGAGGAGATCCGGACCATGTCGGCGTACGGCCGCCTCAAGCTCTTCACCTACCACGAGCTCAGGAAGGCCACCGGCAACTTCAACCCGGGGCAGATCGTCGGCGAGGGCGGCTTCGGCGTCGTGTACAGAGGGGTCATCGACGGCTCCGTGCGGAAGGGCTACCCGTCCACCGCGGTCGCCGTCAAGGTGCTCAACCCGCAGGGACTCCAGGGTGACAGGGAGTGGCTG ACGGAGGTGAGCTACCTCGGACAGTACAGCCACCCGAACCTGGTGGAGCTCATCGGCTACTGCTGCGAGGACGACCACCGGCTGCTGGTGTACGAGTTCATGGCCAAGGGCAGCCTGGAGCACCACCTGTTCCGCCGCTCCTGCAGACTCTCGTGGACGACGCGGGTGGCCATCGCGCTCGACGTCGCCAGGGGCCTCGCCTTCCTCCACGGGCCCGACCGCCCCATCATCTACCGGGACTTCAAGAGCTCCAACATCTTGCTCGACGCG AAATTCAACGCCAAGCTGTCGGACTTCGGGCTCGCCAAGGAAGGGCCGATGGGCGGTGAGACGCACGTGTCCACCAGGGTCATGGGCACCTACGGCTACGCCGCGCCGGAGTACATAGCCACCG GGCACCTGACGGTGATGAGCGACGTGTACGGCTTCGGCGTGGTGCTGCTGGAGATGCTGGTGGGACGGCGCGCGCTGGAGCCGAGCCGGGCGGGAGGCCGCGACGGCAGCCTGGTGGACTGGGCGCGGCCCATCCTTATCCGGCCCAAAAAGTTGGAGCGGATCCTGGACCGGCGGATGGGCGAGGTCTGCTCGGAGATGGGCCTGCAGCGCGTGGCCCGCCTCGCGTACGACTGCCTCAGCCAGAACCCCAAGGTCCGGCCCTCCATGGCCAGGGTCGTCACCACGCTCGAGGCAGTCCTCGCCGCCGGTGCCGGTGCCGCCGACGCCGCGCCGCGGTGA
- the LOC100191226 gene encoding putative protein kinase superfamily protein isoform 2 (isoform 2 is encoded by transcript variant 2): protein MCSGHPSPISPPTRRRDVHGRACACVQTEVSYLGQYSHPNLVELIGYCCEDDHRLLVYEFMAKGSLEHHLFRRSCRLSWTTRVAIALDVARGLAFLHGPDRPIIYRDFKSSNILLDAVCSFLLHALAYDRSSVHIHPGLPVPVTTNYKAPDSPPCLSRSARNSTPSCRTSGSPRKGRWAVRRTCPPGSWAPTATPRRST, encoded by the coding sequence ATGTGTTCCGGCCATCCATCTCCAATCTCACCCCCGACCCGACGACGTGACGTCCATGGACGTGCTTGTGCGTGCGTGCAGACGGAGGTGAGCTACCTCGGACAGTACAGCCACCCGAACCTGGTGGAGCTCATCGGCTACTGCTGCGAGGACGACCACCGGCTGCTGGTGTACGAGTTCATGGCCAAGGGCAGCCTGGAGCACCACCTGTTCCGCCGCTCCTGCAGACTCTCGTGGACGACGCGGGTGGCCATCGCGCTCGACGTCGCCAGGGGCCTCGCCTTCCTCCACGGGCCCGACCGCCCCATCATCTACCGGGACTTCAAGAGCTCCAACATCTTGCTCGACGCGGTTTGTTCGTTTTTATTGCATGCGTTGGCGTACGATCGATCGTCAGTTCACATTCACCCCGGCCTGCCGGTGCCGGTGACCACCAATTATAAAGCACCAGACTCACCACCGTGCCTCTCTCGATCTGCCAGAAATTCAACGCCAAGCTGTCGGACTTCGGGCTCGCCAAGGAAGGGCCGATGGGCGGTGAGACGCACGTGTCCACCAGGGTCATGGGCACCTACGGCTACGCCGCGCCGGAGTACATAG
- the sbp25 gene encoding SBP-transcription factor25 isoform X1: protein MGSFGMNWNQKDPMVWDWEHLVPSVSNAVTRHGSANSSGGTLTSNSELGHGSSKSSISASIDSPSGVGNSLEFNFAAVERHVKNTGTNGRVDDSGNSPSSMIAFNQGEPLISLKLGKRAYFENACGGQDAKVSAASDVTSAASVVKKTKVSQQNAKNWYCQVEGCKVDLSSAKDYNRKHKVCVVHSKATKVVVAGLERRFCQQCSRFHGLAEFDQNKRSCRRRLMHHNARRRKPQADTISFNSSTMFYDTRQRTNLFFSQPLYGQVRSNAGSSWDNLGGLKFMETKHPPVHPTKTASPDELHFSALQITSAAAHTGHHHDLDGFMAFKGTSTKVLNQGVEAWAAASSSNNGGPEGGRALSLLSDGSWGSSSAVIQQPTSHADAGALLPPLATVAVSNAAAAAGHPLDPSPGRFWPQDDHPPLVDGPATQIPELAHLRIW, encoded by the exons ATGGGTTCTTTTGGGATGAACTGGAATCAGAAGGACCCCATGGTGTGGGATTGGGAACATCTAGTACCGTCTGTCTCAAATGCAGTTACAAGGCACGGATCTGCTAATTCATCTGGTGGTACTCTTACTTCTAACTCAGAGCTAGGGCATGGTTCATCCAAGAGCTCTATTTCAGCGTCCATTGATTCACCCTCTGGAGTAGGGAACAGCTTAGAGTTCAACTTCGCCGCTGTTGAGAGGCATGTTAAGAACACGGGCACGAACGGCAGAGTCGATGACTCGGGGAATTCTCCATCGTCAATGATAGCTTTCAACCAAGGAGAGCCATTAATCAGCCTGAAACTTGGGAAGAGGGCTTACTTCGAAAACGCCTGCGGAGGACAGGATGCCAAGGTTTCTGCAGCTTCAGACGTTACTTCTGCAGCCAGCGTGGTCAAGAAGACTAAGGTGTCTCAGCAGAATGCAAAGAACTGGTACTGTCAGGTTGAAGGGTGCAAAGTTGACCTGTCTTCTGCTAAAGATTACAATCGCAAGCACAAGGTCTGTGTAGTCCATTCTAAAGCTACCAAGGTGGTTGTTGCTGGTCTAGAGCGTCGGTTTTGTCAACAGTGTAGCCG TTTTCATGGTTTAGCGGAGTTTGATCAGAACAAACGAAGCTGTCGTAGGCGTCTGATGCATCATAATGCACGGAGGAGGAAACCTCAGGCAGACACAATTTCATTCAATTCATCGACAATGTTTTATG atACAAGGCAGCGGACAAATCTTTTCTTTAGTCAACCACTTTATGGCCAAGTGAGGAGCAATGCAGGGTCTTCATGGGATAACTTGGGAGGCTTAAAATTCATGGAGACGAAACATCCGCCAGTGCATCCAACAAAAACAGCATCCCCTGATGAACTGCATTTCTCAGCCCTCCAGATAACTAGTGCTGCGGCTCACACCGGACATCATCATGATCTCGATGGGTTCATGGCGTTCAAGGGAACCAGCACAAAGGTCCTTAACCAAG GCGTGGAGGCTTGGGCGGCCGCTTCCAGCTCGAACAACGGAGGCCCAGAAGGTGGGCGTGCTCTCTCTCTTCTGTCAGACGGCTCGTGGGGCTCGAGTTCAGCCGTCATCCAGCAGCCCACATCTCACGCGGACGCCGGTGCATTGCTGCCGCCCCTCGCCACCGTTGCCGTCtccaacgccgccgccgccgccgggcatcCTCTGGACCCGTCCCCGGGAAGGTTCTGGCCGCAAGACGATCATCCCCCGCTCGTCGACGGACCCGCCACGCAGATTCCGGAGCTGGCGCACCTCCGGATATGGTGA